TACAAATTCTGCAGCACGACACGAATGCTAATCACTTTTGTGTGACTTAGGACTCGGCACTAGCATCTGACAGAATTACTTTGAATCCGTTCAACTATTATGATATGCTCGTTTTGCAGCTAATTCCGATATCGCCGGTGGCTTGGACAGTCTACGGACTTGTGACATTCCAAGTGCGGAGATCGCCATCTGTTCCAAAAATAACCATATAATCTACTTCCAAAACAAATCAAACACCAACACCGAGaatttaaatttaacaaaatgTCGATCTTCTCGGATCATCAAAAAGTTCACATGGTGACACACTCATTGTGAGTTGGATTACGATCTTTGAAACCGCCTCACAAACATGACTACGAAATTGACACATACACGGTACATTAGTATGTTTACATAACGAATTACAAGCAAACTATTCGGCATTCCAGGAGTTCAGAATACAGTATTGCACTAATAACACGAGCTATAGGTGACTTGGAGTTCTTTACACGATACATTTTCTTTTACGTTCTCTTTATGTTCTACAAGGGTAAACCTAAAGCATGATTCTTAAATCAGTATTTGTGCACAGCAATGAACTACCTCTCACCAGGTTTGACGGGAGCATTGGCCAGGTCCTGAATCTCCTTCTTGCTCTTTATCACAGTCCAGCTCCTGGTATGGAAATCCACTTTATCCAAGTCCTCTACGATGCCCATATACCCATATAGAAATCGCTCCTCCGGGTTGTCTCCCTGCATTGCTGCTTCCACAATTTTGCCATTCGAGGATGTTGCTCGCTCAAAATCTACTCTGCCACGCTTATGCTCTGCAAAATGCTTCTGAATCCTCTCCGCGTCCCCAAGCCCAGTAAACGTTCCCAAGAACTTCACCACCAAAACACTTTGGTCAGCAGGCTTGCCCAGGCAAATCTTGATTCTTCCCTTGATTAAACCGTTACCTGCCATGTCATGTTGAACTCAAaagtttcaaaacaaaaaattgtccACCTTACTCCAAATAATTTAAAGATCCAGAAACCCAAATGGTACCTTGCCTTGATATCCGCTTAGCCTGCATACAACGTgattaccttcttttctagtTTACTTATTTGATATTTTGTCTAACTTTATGCTCAAGCATTTAATAGCTTCAGTAAGTACTGtataactaaaaataataaaaacgaagtCACTCACTTCTTAGAAAAGCCTCGAGCGCCTCCATGGATACAACCTTCCAACATTCAGGATTGTTGTCGGACATAGAAATATTGTGGACAACAATTACAGGAGGCCAGAGAATCAAATCTTCCTTCTGAGCCAAAGCTTCTGCCTTGGGCAGGACCTGGGGAACCCAAGTGACCGTGTCAGGGGGGACAATGGTACTCCATCCCAACAGAACACAAACTGCTTTTAGAAGACCCAAGTGCTGTGCCCTCAGCCCAACTTTGTGAGACATATATGCATGTGTTACCAGGCGCTGAGTGTCCATGAACTCCTTCGACAAGCTGCAACACAGCatagataaataaaaaattgaaaaagtatAGTATTCGCGAGTACCACTTCTACcagagaaaaaataaaatcaaggcAGAAACATCTACAATATCCCATTTAAGTAGAATCATATACAAATTTCACGCCCTAATCAGTATCCtatataaaaattcaaaaattaaagacaaacttcattaaaaaaaacagtGAATACAAAACCATATGCAATTTTAAGACCCTCAACTGCTACAGTATTGGTTGATTCAAATTAATCATCTTGCCTCTCATTTGAGGCAGGGCTTCGTTCCTTCATATCCAGTAATATACACATTCATAAGGTGTGATGCTTTATACCAGCAACAAACTACCACATTATCAGGCTTGGAACGGACTTGTATCAATTTAAGACACAACTCTCTGACATAGTAGATATCCTCATAAAAGTAAGTACGCATCAACCTTGGAGCAGTAACTAAACAAACCAATGCGCATCTAACTCTCAATACAACTTTGTCCAACGAATGCTTTCTTAATTTCACCCTTAGAAGTTTTATgacattttattatttatttctaATTTGGGTTCTAGTCATCTTTTCTAAAAGCTCAAAATTATCTTCCACAGAGCATATAGGAAGTAGCCCACACATTTAACTTTACAATCAAGTAAATATTTGGTCTTCCCATGATAACaacatgaaaaatcatattattACCCTGCATTGTTACCAAACCAAATGATTGATCTCAATGTCACTGACTTCGTAGATCACTCCGTGCGCTCTTGTGAAAGGGAACTTTAAACCTACTCATGCACATATTATAGTCCCTCAGAACCTATTACTCCAATTTTCATTGCAAATCTTCTTTCCCATTTCTTACCAACTATAACTAGCTAACTTCTACTTAACTAGTTTCTACATAACTGGCCAGTTTCTTCATACTGTCGATCTACAAAATACAATGATGGACTCCAGAACCTCAAAGATAAACTTACTCCAAGTGAGAAGCTATGGAACTTAACACTGCTTCATAAGCTACAGATATGCTTTATGATCACATTTTTTGCATgcattacaaaaataaaaaataaaaaatgtcccTTCATGAATGAATGTCCTCCAAAGGCATTTCAAAGTCCTGAGAATATTTCCTAAAATGTTCAGGTATAATAAATACATGTATGAGTAATGACACACTAGGCATTTCGACCTGGATGCCAATAACTGGATACCAAAATGGCTTCAGCAATTAAGTTTGTATCAGAGTGTGGAATGAGAAATTGATTTCCCTTTCTGAGAGGCCTAATTGAATCAATGTATCATTTCAAACCAAGAACCTCATTTCAATCTTGTTCTACAATCCATCCTATGTACATCCTATCCCTCCACCTCAAACAATAAACCAATTTGCATAAACTCTTTGCAGCACCAAAGCCTAGAACTATGTATAGAAGATCCACATTTACTTTTGCTAGTGAACAAGGAACTAAAAAACACTAACAGGTCCTGTGTCAGTTTCTGCTGGACTAGGACGACCCTTGTTTCATCAAATGGTGTCTGTCTTTCCCACTACAAAAACCATGTTTCCTGGAAATTTCAACCATGATTGGTAATGAACAACTCCGCAAACACCATTTCGTATTAGTAGATGTTCACCCAACGAACAATAAGGAAAGAATCAAAAGACCACATAACTTTCACAAATTTAAGGTCATAACAAGTGATTTGAGTAATACTAAAGAACCCTAAGTAACAAAGCTTAAAATAACTGCAGCAGTTGACTGCATCAATACGAGCAATACTAAAAACCTCCTGAATGAAAAGATGAAAACTGGAGTCCCACTTAGAAAGAACATgacagaaaagaaaacagacCTTCGGCCACATACGATGCAGAACAAAGTTCCAGCCTTTCCTTGTTCCTTGTATCTTCTTCGAACAGCCGAGTTCATATTTAGCTTTTTAGAAAATGTTAAAAAGGCTTCATTTACCATTTGCATAAACTCCTCAGAGTCCTCGGATGGCTCAGGACCTGCAGAGCTCAGCCCATTTTCTGATAAATCAACATCAGTACCATCACTTGCATGGACATCTTCTAAATAACTATCATGTCTTTTCCAAACTCGGTGCTGTTTGTGAACACCACTTTTTATATCAGTGTGGCGCGGCTTATGCCTACTTAATGGACCAGACTTTTGATGACCCTTGATATATCGATCACCTTGTTTATAGAATCTGACTGAATGCCTTTGCGCATTTTCAAAAGAGTGTTGAGATGGCAACCAATcatcatattcatattcatcaTGACGGCGCCCAACAAATACCCTCTTAGCCTTACTGTATCTATCATGATCAAATCCAGCTGATGCAGATGTACAGAAACTGCCTACATCTCCATCATTCCACTCTTCACCACTATCATATAAATCTTGGAATTCACTAGATGTCCACTTACTAGACATAATAGTTCTAGGATTATGTGTACTCATATGTTCTTCAGTAGCATAGTTTCTTTTGAGCATCCTATCTCTCATAATCTGCATTCCAGCAGGATGTCCACGCATTTCTGACTCATATTTTGATACAGGAGACAGCCTGTCCTGATACTTCATATTCACATCTCTTTCAAAACCATAATCTTCTTTTGGATGTGCGAACTGAAAATCTTGGGATGCCCTGAAATGGGATAGTTCATAATCTTGTGGATTTCTCCTTCCTAAATTGACATGTGTGCGTCCTGAACCCAAATATTCTGCACCGTGCTTTGATGTCTCTGATACTCTTCTTGAATCAGGGTAGTCTATTAAAGATTGCCCTTGCAAAGTAGGATTATTCATCATAATGCCCTTTCTTGAATTTCCAGAAAATCCCTCAGTATCATCCATTCTATCCATAACAGGGTTCATAATACTAGGTCTTGACAAATTTTGATGCTCATAAACCATTCGAGTATGATCATAGTCAAGTTGAGGTCGTGGAGGCATCATTTTATGTAAGTCATCAGATGGATATCCGCGATCATCAACTGGCATTCCCCTTGATTTGGGAAAATAATAATCATCATGCTCACCTCTAGTAGGACTATAACTCTGGTAAATTGCCAGACTCCTTTTGCCAGAATCAGGATCTCTAGAATAATCTGCTGGTGGCCTTTGCCTATATGCATTAATGCTCGAGGACTCTATAAACTTCCGGCTGCTACTTGAAAACTCATCCATAGAAGGTAAGTGATGGCCACCTCGGTAGGAATCTTGAAAGTCACTCCTTATGTCTGTGGAGGTTCTAGCATGAAAATCCGTATTAAGAGCACTTGACATCATTGGGTACAAACCATCCCTTGAAGGAAAAATGTGTTTCTCTCCTTTGTAGGATTCTGTCACTGGTAATCTATCCAAAGCAACAGGATCCATGTACTGAGGCCTTTCTTGCTGAAAGTGGCGTACATTCATAGTCCGTGATGATGATGGTAGGTGTTCACTGCCTTCTGCAGGGGTTGTCACAGGATGCAGGTCCGGAGGTGGCCAATATGTTCCTAGTACAGTGTTATCTTGGATAAGTGCGGGTTCTGATCCTCTTACCGCACCATCTTCCACATGCATTGATTTTTTACTCAATGCCTCATGTGTACCGCCAACTGACAATCTGCTTCCATTCAATTCCTCATTACTGATTCTAGAGTCATTATTCTCAGACCCGTAAACTCGTCTACTATTTGAAACGTCATTCACACTATATATTGCAGGCTCAGCCAATCCAGGTCTGTGTTGCAACTCCACAGGAACAGGTGCAAGTAGAGGTGGCGAATAATTCCTAGGCAAAACCCCGACTCCCTCATCAAAATGTGGCCTTTTCCGCATGTCACCAAAAGGCTGCAGTGGTGACCTGGATCTTGACCTCCGCCTCACCCGATCAGTCCTTCCACGACCCAAATGCCAACCATAGTCCCTCCTTTCAACAGAATCAGTCCTTTGACTCAAACCCACATCCCCTGGCAATCCCCGAGGGCTCAAATTCCTCCCAATAGACTGATCAGCCGCCTCGAGTCGCATATTACTCCTCCTACCACTATTACTATACGGGTCAGGACCCAATTCAAATCGGTGGGGGGCATGTAATCTAGAAGCTGgagattttttattgaaattttcatGCTTCCCAGAATGCATTTTGAGATTCACAGCTAAAAATCctcaaatttttatttcataTAATTGAAAAAATATGATAATAAGAGCtcgaaaaccctaaccctagtaACCCATCCAATCACAGTGCAAATGGGAAACCCCTAATCAGAAAAACATTCATATTATTCGACCAGAGATCACCGAACGGAAATTGAATTCCATGAAAAGTGAGAATTTCAAACCTTTCGCTGGGAATCCATGAAATTTCTGTACATGAATACGATTGATCTTTCTCAGACTCCTTCAGTTCTCGATCATAAACCAGAAATTTGCCGCTTTTTCTTCTCAAATTTTGTGATTGGAGCCGACGGGCAAGAGAAACTGATGGGTTAAGACCGTCGTTCTTCCACTGGGAATTTAAATTTCTTGGTTTTCTGGGCTGGTCGCTGAGAGAGTATTCTGAGAAATCGACGCAGTTGGAAGGAAACTGGGAAGAAGACGATGCGGTTTTGTTAGTGGGGAGCACTTTTCAATTGCATCTACCTTGACTGGAGGATTACTTTTTAAAGGATATAACTTTACGACTGTTTAGGCTTCATCGCAACCGTCGCTTATACTtactttgacccaaaaaaagaaaagaaaaaagacgtTGCTTAAACTTACTTCGTGATTAAGGAAAACAATATTTTGACCCCTTAAGTTTGTATTTAATTCCAACCCCATACAATATTTCAATCTCATACTTTTACTTAATATTTATTTAATGTCATATAACCATTAGCCAATTCATTAAATTGGTCGTTAAGTAATGGTGCGGCAAGCACATAACTCACATTTTGCTGATTTGGAGTCTAAACTTGTGCAAAGTGGTTAAAAACTAGGGAAATACTCTCAAATGAGacattttcttaatcttgggacATAAATAAGACAAACCGGCCATGCACAAGTCATGCACACCATGtacaaaaccaaaattactaaaatgcccacATATAAATACCAAAAACCCTTACTCATTTCATCATTTTTATCATTTGGAAGAGTGGATGCCGAGGAAGCTCTATGAGCTCTAGATTTCTAGGTTGAGCTCAAACCTTTGAGCTCCGATTTCCAAGAGAGAGAAGTCAAGAATGTTATCAGTATATGCAAGGTGTTGGATTATGGGTTTTAAAAGGTCATTCAGACGGTGAGTTAAAACCATAACAATGggttttgaaaaaacaaaaaatgtaaaaacctCTAAGTTTCGAACCCATGTCTTGTTGAAACTATGAAGGTATAGTCCCCACCATTACAAAATAGTTAGATATGTCTGGGCCAACCTATGCACATCATGATGTATTGAATTATAGCACACTAAATTTTATATTGGAAATAAAGTAACAACATTTGGAAGCATCCTTCAAATTAGAGGACAAAAAAGTAGTGGTGGGGATTCTTACAATGTTTGAAAGTTACATGCATCACATCCTCaccacataaacacattcaacACATTCTCTCTTTTGCCCATCTGATTTCATCCTCATCATGATAGACTTGTGTATAAATATGTTTCTCACATATAGTTGCAATAACCATTAACCCTCATAAAAAATTAGATTGCTCAGATAGCCAAAACAATTGAGATCACAAACATGTCCAAGTTCTCACATGAAACTAAGAGCTTTAACTCAGAGTTCTACGAGTGGTACAACATGGAACCTCCTCTACTTCCGAGGTTGCCGAAGGCAAATCCTATGTCATCGTTTAGTTATGTGGACTCAGAGACGCCACTGAAAGTATAAATCAGGTCCGCGATAAACTTGACTCTGAGACTGGCGTTGCCGAGTATTGGAACCACAAGCTAATAAAGGCAGAAAAAGAGCTTGTGGACCTCAATGGTGAAGTCAACGAAGGGCTCTACAGTGCAAGCAAGCAGAAAACGAAGGCTGGCATATGTGGAGAAAGGATCACATtcctaaattttgaattgttccAGAAGCATCGGGGTCATATTGAGTCATACGAGCATTCTCGGGAGGGAAATGCTTAAATAGAGGAGGAACGCAACAAGGGCTTTGAGAATTTTCGTCAATTGGCGAAGGGAAAAGAACCGCGTCAACCATAATGGGATTATATGACATTTTATTGTTGTGCAATGTATTAGCTAAGTATTTTATGATAATAAACATATGTACTATGTATCCTTATTATATACATATACCATGCACACAGAATGCACATTAAATGCACACAATATGCATATCACATTTTAATATCATATGCACATAATATGCCATGCGCAAGACATCCACACCTTATGTACGCAACTTGTACAACATATGCACGTCGATGCACTCATTAgaaaaattttgtgaaat
This region of Malus domestica chromosome 07, GDT2T_hap1 genomic DNA includes:
- the LOC103438801 gene encoding uncharacterized protein isoform X2 — encoded protein: MRLEAADQSIGRNLSPRGLPGDVGLSQRTDSVERRDYGWHLGRGRTDRVRRRSRSRSPLQPFGDMRKRPHFDEGVGVLPRNYSPPLLAPVPVELQHRPGLAEPAIYSVNDVSNSRRVYGSENNDSRISNEELNGSRLSVGGTHEALSKKSMHVEDGAVRGSEPALIQDNTVLGTYWPPPDLHPVTTPAEGSEHLPSSSRTMNVRHFQQERPQYMDPVALDRLPVTESYKGEKHIFPSRDGLYPMMSSALNTDFHARTSTDIRSDFQDSYRGGHHLPSMDEFSSSSRKFIESSSINAYRQRPPADYSRDPDSGKRSLAIYQSYSPTRGEHDDYYFPKSRGMPVDDRGYPSDDLHKMMPPRPQLDYDHTRMVYEHQNLSRPSIMNPVMDRMDDTEGFSGNSRKGIMMNNPTLQGQSLIDYPDSRRVSETSKHGAEYLGSGRTHVNLGRRNPQDYELSHFRASQDFQFAHPKEDYGFERDVNMKYQDRLSPVSKYESEMRGHPAGMQIMRDRMLKRNYATEEHMSTHNPRTIMSSKWTSSEFQDLYDSGEEWNDGDVGSFCTSASAGFDHDRYSKAKRVFVGRRHDEYEYDDWLPSQHSFENAQRHSVRFYKQGDRYIKGHQKSGPLSRHKPRHTDIKSGVHKQHRVWKRHDSYLEDVHASDGTDVDLSENGLSSAGPEPSEDSEEFMQMVNEAFLTFSKKLNMNSAVRRRYKEQGKAGTLFCIVCGRSLSKEFMDTQRLVTHAYMSHKVGLRAQHLGLLKAVCVLLGWSTIVPPDTVTWVPQVLPKAEALAQKEDLILWPPVIVVHNISMSDNNPECWKVVSMEALEAFLRSNGLIKGRIKICLGKPADQSVLVVKFLGTFTGLGDAERIQKHFAEHKRGRVDFERATSSNGKIVEAAMQGDNPEERFLYGYMGIVEDLDKVDFHTRSWTVIKSKKEIQDLANAPVKPGER
- the LOC103438801 gene encoding uncharacterized protein isoform X1, coding for MHSGKHENFNKKSPASRLHAPHRFELGPDPYSNSGRRSNMRLEAADQSIGRNLSPRGLPGDVGLSQRTDSVERRDYGWHLGRGRTDRVRRRSRSRSPLQPFGDMRKRPHFDEGVGVLPRNYSPPLLAPVPVELQHRPGLAEPAIYSVNDVSNSRRVYGSENNDSRISNEELNGSRLSVGGTHEALSKKSMHVEDGAVRGSEPALIQDNTVLGTYWPPPDLHPVTTPAEGSEHLPSSSRTMNVRHFQQERPQYMDPVALDRLPVTESYKGEKHIFPSRDGLYPMMSSALNTDFHARTSTDIRSDFQDSYRGGHHLPSMDEFSSSSRKFIESSSINAYRQRPPADYSRDPDSGKRSLAIYQSYSPTRGEHDDYYFPKSRGMPVDDRGYPSDDLHKMMPPRPQLDYDHTRMVYEHQNLSRPSIMNPVMDRMDDTEGFSGNSRKGIMMNNPTLQGQSLIDYPDSRRVSETSKHGAEYLGSGRTHVNLGRRNPQDYELSHFRASQDFQFAHPKEDYGFERDVNMKYQDRLSPVSKYESEMRGHPAGMQIMRDRMLKRNYATEEHMSTHNPRTIMSSKWTSSEFQDLYDSGEEWNDGDVGSFCTSASAGFDHDRYSKAKRVFVGRRHDEYEYDDWLPSQHSFENAQRHSVRFYKQGDRYIKGHQKSGPLSRHKPRHTDIKSGVHKQHRVWKRHDSYLEDVHASDGTDVDLSENGLSSAGPEPSEDSEEFMQMVNEAFLTFSKKLNMNSAVRRRYKEQGKAGTLFCIVCGRSLSKEFMDTQRLVTHAYMSHKVGLRAQHLGLLKAVCVLLGWSTIVPPDTVTWVPQVLPKAEALAQKEDLILWPPVIVVHNISMSDNNPECWKVVSMEALEAFLRSNGLIKGRIKICLGKPADQSVLVVKFLGTFTGLGDAERIQKHFAEHKRGRVDFERATSSNGKIVEAAMQGDNPEERFLYGYMGIVEDLDKVDFHTRSWTVIKSKKEIQDLANAPVKPGER